A genomic region of Micromonospora sp. NBC_01796 contains the following coding sequences:
- a CDS encoding NUDIX hydrolase codes for MTDQVTYRRRSARVLLLDAAGRVLLLKYLTDPDKPGLGHYWCTPGGGVDEGESLGQAAARELHEEVGLAVDPDQLGDPVAYTGGYADLGWAAGNFRDDFFRLQVESHEVDMSGMAAYELTAQVGHRWWPVDELAASGDTVHPIGLAGLLTDLLTEPHPRETHQLPWHHAEDVR; via the coding sequence ATGACGGACCAGGTGACGTACCGGCGCCGATCGGCACGGGTTCTGCTTTTGGACGCCGCCGGTCGGGTCCTGCTCCTGAAATACCTGACCGATCCCGACAAACCCGGTCTCGGCCACTACTGGTGCACCCCCGGCGGTGGGGTGGACGAGGGTGAGTCACTGGGGCAGGCGGCAGCCCGCGAACTCCACGAGGAGGTCGGGCTCGCGGTCGACCCGGACCAGCTCGGCGACCCGGTCGCCTACACCGGCGGGTACGCCGACCTCGGCTGGGCTGCCGGCAACTTCCGCGACGACTTCTTCCGGCTCCAGGTCGAGTCGCACGAGGTCGACATGAGCGGGATGGCCGCGTACGAACTCACCGCGCAGGTCGGGCACCGGTGGTGGCCCGTGGACGAACTGGCCGCCTCCGGTGACACCGTTCATCCGATCGGACTCGCCGGATTGCTAACCGACCTGCTCACAGAGCCGCACCCGCGCGAAACCCACCAACTCCCCTGGCACCACGCCGAGGATGTCCGCTGA
- the cobG gene encoding precorrin-3B synthase, with product MWSPRGRSAPDACPGTRRVHAAADGNLARVRVPGGRLHADQLDALAAATTELADGALELTSRGNVQLRGLRAGAERELAARLYAAGLLPSESHERVRNVIASVLSGRVGGGLVDVRALVDALDEGLCADPALGGLPGRFLFTIDDGRGDVTGFGADVGLLAVPGGAVAVLLAGTDTGVRVSPPEAASTALLAARLFLAESTAQHSTAWRLAELDDGVPRVTARLRAALDPALLVPPGDLTIPEAPTRAPVGPVAQVDGRVALALVVPLGRLTGAQLAALTAAAGTGSDEINITPWRTVVVPDLSTGEAERRLATLAAEGLVADAAAGWVGVTGCAGQPGCAKALANVRTDATLVHASASPGAGDLPVHWVGCERRCGRPADRHVEVLASIEGYQVSLDGRPRPRSATLEETAAAIAAARRGK from the coding sequence GTGTGGTCACCACGAGGGCGGTCGGCACCGGACGCCTGTCCGGGGACGAGACGCGTACATGCCGCCGCCGACGGCAACCTGGCCCGGGTACGGGTGCCCGGTGGGCGGCTGCACGCCGACCAGCTCGACGCGCTGGCCGCCGCCACGACCGAACTCGCCGACGGCGCCCTGGAGCTGACCTCACGCGGCAACGTCCAGCTCCGTGGCCTGCGGGCGGGTGCGGAGCGGGAGCTGGCCGCCCGGTTGTACGCCGCCGGGCTGCTGCCGTCGGAGAGCCACGAACGCGTACGCAACGTCATCGCTTCCGTACTCAGTGGTCGGGTGGGTGGGGGTCTGGTCGACGTCCGGGCGCTGGTCGACGCGCTGGACGAGGGGCTCTGCGCCGATCCGGCACTGGGCGGGCTGCCCGGTCGTTTCCTGTTCACCATCGACGACGGTCGGGGCGACGTGACCGGGTTCGGGGCGGACGTGGGGTTGCTCGCCGTACCCGGGGGTGCGGTGGCGGTGCTCCTGGCCGGCACCGACACGGGAGTACGGGTGAGCCCACCGGAGGCCGCCTCGACCGCCCTGCTAGCCGCCCGGTTGTTCCTCGCCGAGTCCACCGCGCAGCACAGCACCGCCTGGCGGCTGGCCGAACTCGACGACGGCGTACCGAGGGTCACCGCCCGCCTGCGTGCGGCTCTCGACCCGGCGCTCCTGGTGCCGCCCGGCGACCTGACCATCCCCGAGGCGCCGACGCGGGCACCGGTCGGGCCGGTGGCCCAGGTCGACGGGCGGGTGGCGCTGGCGCTGGTGGTGCCGCTCGGCCGGCTCACCGGAGCCCAGCTCGCCGCACTCACGGCAGCCGCCGGTACGGGCAGCGACGAGATCAACATCACTCCGTGGCGGACCGTCGTGGTACCCGATCTGAGCACCGGCGAGGCTGAGCGCCGGCTGGCGACACTTGCCGCCGAGGGTCTGGTGGCGGATGCCGCCGCCGGTTGGGTCGGGGTGACCGGCTGTGCCGGGCAGCCCGGCTGTGCGAAGGCACTCGCGAACGTACGGACCGACGCCACCCTGGTGCACGCCTCGGCGTCGCCGGGCGCGGGTGACCTGCCGGTGCACTGGGTCGGTTGCGAGCGGCGCTGCGGACGGCCGGCGGACCGGCATGTCGAGGTGCTGGCCAGCATCGAGGGTTACCAGGTCAGCCTGGACGGCCGACCGCGCCCGCGGTCGGCGACGCTGGAGGAGACCGCTGCCGCGATCGCGGCGGCACGGAGGGGTAAGTGA
- the cobN gene encoding cobaltochelatase subunit CobN has protein sequence MILLLSTSDTDLLSGRASGADFRLANPARTSVEDLPALLDGVDLVVVRILGGYRAWEEGLDALLAGALPVVLLGGEQAPDAELMRRSTVPAGVAAEAHAYLAHGGPANLTELHRFLSDTILLTGYGFAPPVPTPEWGRLERAARNSDGPVIGVLYYRAHHVAGNTAFVETLCTAIEDAGGRPLPVYCASLRSPAPALLETLGEADALVVTVLAAGGTRPADAGAGGDDEAWDVGALAALDVPILQGLCLTSSRAVWADNDDGLSPLDTATQVAIPEFDGRIITVPFSFKEIDADGLTVYVADPERSARVAGIAVRHGSLRHIPPADRRIVLMLSAYPTKHARIGNAVGLDTPASVVRLLSAMRDQGYDIGPADGPDAFPGVTAGDGDALVHALIAAGGQDLNWLTEEQLEANPIRIPASRYRAWYDTLPAELREGMERHWGPAPGELFVDTSRDPDGEIVLAALRSGNTVVMVQPPRGFGENPVAIYHDPDLPPSHHYLAAYRWLADEFGAHAMVHVGKHGNLEWLPGKTLGMSAACGSDAALGDLPLIYPFLVNDPGEGTQAKRRAHATLVDHLIPPMARADSYGDIARLEQLLDEHANIAALDPAKLPAIRAQIWTLIQAAKLDHDLGLADRPHDAEFDEFILHVDGWLCEVKDVQIRDGLHVLGVAPSGQNRVDLVLAMLRARQMWAGQVAALPGLREALGLTEDGTAARVEVDRIEETARALVLAMEERDWTPGVGAEVCERVLGDSVADHEPVVRVLEFAAGEIVPRLDRTTDEMTAVLHALDGGYVAAGPSGSPLRGLVNVLPTGRNFYSVDPKAVPSRLAWETGQAMADSLLARYRADNGEWPRSVGLSMWGTSAMRTAGDDIAEVLALLGVRPRWDEASRRVTGLEPIDPAELGRPRIDVTMRISGFFRDAFPHVVALLDDAVRLVAGLDEPAESNYVRAHALADRAEHGDERRSTMRIFGSKPGAYGAGLLPLIDSRNWRDDADLAEVYAVWGGYAYGRGVDGVPARGDMETAYRRIAVAVKNTDTREHDIADSDDYFQYHGGMIATVRALTGKAPAAYIGDSTRPDAVRTRTLSEETARIFRARVVNPRWLAAMRRHGYKGAFELAATVDYLFGYDATAGVVADWMYEKLAETYVLDPENQKFLTESNPWALHGITERLLEAADRHLWEHPEQATLDALRELYVQTEGDLEDDGSE, from the coding sequence ATGATCCTGCTCCTCTCCACCTCGGACACCGACCTGCTCAGCGGACGGGCCAGTGGCGCCGACTTCCGGCTGGCCAACCCGGCCCGTACCTCGGTCGAGGACCTGCCCGCCCTGCTCGACGGCGTCGACCTCGTGGTCGTACGCATCCTCGGTGGCTACCGCGCCTGGGAGGAGGGGCTGGACGCGCTGCTGGCCGGGGCGCTGCCGGTCGTACTCCTCGGTGGTGAGCAGGCACCGGACGCGGAGCTGATGCGCCGCTCGACCGTGCCCGCCGGGGTGGCCGCGGAGGCCCACGCCTACCTCGCGCACGGCGGCCCGGCGAACCTCACCGAGCTGCACCGGTTCCTCTCCGACACGATCCTGCTCACCGGGTACGGCTTCGCCCCGCCGGTGCCGACCCCCGAGTGGGGGCGGCTGGAGCGCGCGGCCCGCAACAGCGACGGGCCGGTGATCGGGGTCCTCTACTACCGGGCCCACCACGTCGCCGGCAACACCGCGTTCGTCGAGACGCTCTGCACCGCGATCGAGGACGCCGGTGGTCGGCCGCTGCCGGTCTACTGCGCGTCGCTACGCAGCCCCGCACCCGCCCTGCTGGAGACCCTCGGCGAGGCGGACGCCCTGGTCGTGACCGTGCTCGCCGCCGGTGGCACCCGCCCGGCCGACGCCGGTGCCGGTGGCGACGACGAGGCGTGGGACGTCGGCGCACTCGCCGCCCTCGACGTGCCGATCCTCCAGGGGCTCTGCCTGACCAGCAGCCGCGCCGTCTGGGCGGACAACGACGACGGCCTCTCCCCGCTGGACACCGCCACCCAGGTCGCCATCCCCGAGTTCGACGGCCGGATCATCACCGTCCCGTTCTCGTTCAAGGAGATCGACGCCGACGGGCTGACCGTCTACGTCGCCGACCCGGAACGGTCCGCGCGGGTCGCCGGCATCGCGGTCCGGCACGGGTCGCTGCGACACATCCCCCCGGCCGACCGCCGGATCGTCCTGATGCTGTCGGCGTACCCGACCAAGCACGCCCGGATCGGCAACGCCGTCGGCCTCGACACCCCGGCCAGCGTCGTCCGGCTGCTCAGCGCCATGCGCGACCAGGGGTACGACATCGGCCCCGCCGACGGACCCGACGCGTTCCCCGGAGTGACCGCCGGTGACGGTGACGCCCTGGTGCACGCGCTGATCGCCGCCGGTGGTCAGGATCTCAACTGGCTCACCGAGGAACAGCTCGAAGCCAACCCGATCCGGATCCCGGCCAGCCGCTACCGGGCCTGGTACGACACCCTCCCCGCCGAGCTGCGCGAGGGCATGGAACGGCACTGGGGACCGGCGCCCGGTGAACTGTTCGTCGACACCTCCCGCGACCCCGACGGCGAGATCGTGCTCGCCGCGCTGCGGTCCGGCAACACCGTGGTGATGGTCCAACCGCCGCGCGGTTTCGGGGAGAACCCGGTCGCGATCTACCACGACCCGGACCTGCCGCCGAGCCACCACTACCTGGCCGCGTACCGGTGGCTGGCCGACGAGTTCGGCGCGCACGCGATGGTGCACGTCGGCAAGCACGGCAACCTGGAGTGGCTGCCCGGCAAGACGCTCGGCATGTCCGCCGCCTGCGGGTCCGACGCCGCCCTCGGCGACCTGCCGCTGATCTACCCGTTCCTGGTCAACGACCCCGGTGAGGGGACCCAGGCCAAGCGGCGGGCGCACGCCACCCTGGTCGACCACCTGATCCCGCCGATGGCCCGCGCCGACAGCTACGGCGACATCGCCCGGCTGGAGCAGCTCCTCGACGAGCACGCCAACATCGCCGCCCTGGACCCGGCGAAGCTACCGGCGATCCGGGCCCAGATCTGGACCCTGATCCAGGCCGCCAAGCTCGACCACGACCTCGGCCTCGCCGACCGGCCGCACGACGCCGAGTTCGACGAGTTCATCCTGCACGTCGACGGCTGGCTCTGCGAGGTCAAGGACGTCCAGATCCGCGACGGGCTGCACGTCCTCGGGGTGGCGCCGAGCGGGCAGAACCGGGTCGACCTGGTGCTCGCCATGCTCCGCGCCCGGCAGATGTGGGCCGGTCAGGTCGCCGCCCTGCCCGGCCTGCGCGAGGCGCTCGGCCTGACCGAGGACGGCACCGCCGCCCGGGTCGAGGTGGACCGGATCGAGGAGACCGCCCGCGCGTTGGTGCTGGCGATGGAGGAGCGGGACTGGACCCCCGGCGTCGGCGCCGAGGTGTGCGAGCGGGTGCTCGGCGACTCCGTTGCCGACCACGAACCGGTCGTCCGGGTGCTGGAGTTCGCGGCAGGCGAGATCGTGCCCCGGCTGGACCGGACCACCGACGAGATGACCGCGGTGCTGCACGCTCTCGACGGCGGTTACGTGGCCGCCGGCCCGAGCGGGTCACCGCTGCGTGGCCTGGTCAACGTGCTGCCCACCGGCCGCAACTTCTACTCCGTCGACCCGAAGGCGGTGCCGAGCCGGCTGGCCTGGGAGACCGGGCAGGCGATGGCGGACTCGCTGCTGGCCCGCTACCGGGCCGACAACGGCGAGTGGCCGCGCTCGGTCGGACTGTCCATGTGGGGCACCAGCGCCATGCGGACCGCCGGTGACGACATCGCCGAGGTCCTCGCGCTGCTCGGCGTACGGCCGCGCTGGGACGAGGCGTCCCGCCGGGTCACCGGCCTGGAACCGATCGACCCGGCCGAACTGGGCCGACCCCGGATCGACGTCACCATGCGGATCAGCGGCTTCTTCCGGGACGCGTTCCCGCACGTGGTGGCCCTGCTCGACGACGCGGTACGCCTGGTCGCCGGCTTGGACGAGCCGGCCGAGTCGAACTACGTACGCGCACACGCCCTCGCCGACCGGGCCGAGCACGGTGACGAGCGAAGGTCCACCATGCGCATCTTCGGCTCCAAGCCGGGCGCGTACGGTGCCGGACTGCTGCCGCTGATCGACAGCCGGAACTGGCGCGACGACGCGGACCTCGCCGAGGTGTACGCGGTCTGGGGCGGTTACGCCTACGGCCGGGGCGTGGACGGGGTCCCCGCGCGCGGGGACATGGAGACGGCGTACCGGCGGATCGCGGTGGCGGTGAAGAACACCGACACCCGGGAACACGACATCGCCGACTCCGACGACTACTTCCAGTACCACGGCGGCATGATCGCCACCGTACGGGCGCTGACCGGGAAGGCACCGGCGGCGTACATCGGGGACAGCACCCGGCCGGACGCGGTGCGTACCCGTACGTTGAGCGAGGAGACGGCCCGGATCTTCCGCGCCCGGGTGGTCAACCCGCGCTGGCTCGCCGCGATGCGCCGGCACGGCTACAAGGGCGCGTTCGAGCTGGCCGCGACCGTCGACTACCTCTTCGGGTACGACGCCACGGCGGGTGTGGTCGCCGACTGGATGTACGAGAAACTGGCCGAGACGTACGTGCTCGACCCGGAGAACCAGAAGTTCCTCACCGAGTCGAACCCGTGGGCACTGCACGGCATTACCGAGCGGCTGCTCGAAGCGGCCGACCGGCACCTCTGGGAGCACCCCGAGCAGGCCACCCTCGACGCCCTCCGGGAGCTCTACGTCCAGACCGAGGGCGACCTCGAGGACGACGGCTCCGAGTAG
- a CDS encoding precorrin-8X methylmutase, translated as MDYIRDGAEIYRRSFATIRAEADLSGLPDDVAAVTVRMIHACGMVDLPADVDHSPGVVSAARAALRAGAPILCDAEMVASGVTRTRLPADNEVICTLRDPRVPALATELGTTRSAAALELWGDRLDGAVVAVGNAPTALFRLLEMVDAGAGRPAAVLGIPVGFIGAAESKRALADHAGGLEYLVVHGRRGGSAMTAAAINAIASEKE; from the coding sequence ATCGACTACATCCGCGACGGTGCGGAGATCTACCGCCGGTCGTTCGCCACGATCCGCGCCGAGGCGGACCTGTCGGGCCTGCCCGACGACGTCGCCGCGGTGACCGTACGCATGATCCACGCTTGCGGCATGGTCGACCTGCCGGCGGACGTCGACCACTCCCCCGGCGTGGTGTCGGCGGCGCGGGCGGCGCTGCGCGCCGGGGCGCCGATCCTCTGTGACGCCGAGATGGTCGCCTCCGGGGTGACCCGGACCCGGCTGCCCGCCGACAACGAGGTGATCTGCACTCTCCGTGACCCTCGGGTGCCGGCCCTGGCGACCGAACTCGGCACCACCCGCAGCGCCGCCGCACTGGAGTTGTGGGGCGACCGGCTCGACGGCGCGGTGGTGGCCGTCGGCAACGCCCCGACCGCGCTGTTCCGCCTGCTCGAGATGGTCGACGCGGGAGCGGGACGGCCGGCGGCGGTGCTCGGCATCCCGGTCGGTTTCATCGGCGCGGCCGAGTCCAAGCGGGCGCTCGCCGACCATGCCGGTGGGCTGGAGTACCTGGTCGTGCACGGGCGACGCGGTGGCAGCGCGATGACCGCGGCGGCGATCAACGCCATCGCCAGCGAGAAAGAGTGA
- a CDS encoding precorrin-2 C(20)-methyltransferase produces the protein MPVDETEPGRVTGRLYGVGLGPGDPELVTVKAARLVERADVIAYHSARHGRSVARTIAEPYLRDGQIEEALTYPVTTEKPEHPDGYRAEIEEFYAASAARLATHLDAGRNVVVLCEGDPFFYGSYMHMHKRLAGRYPTEVVPGVTSVSAAAAVLGRPLVERDEILTVLPGTLPTEVLAERLTATDSAAIMKLGRTFGNVRAALAQAGRLDEAWYVERATTDRQQSARLAEVDPETVPYFSLALLPSRVHERTRAELAGAVASPAAAGPVGVAGTVGVAESVGASELVAAGMGEVVVVGLGPAGREWLTPQAQDALAVADDLVGYGPYLDRVPANPRQRRHASDNRVEAERAEFALDLARRGRRVAVVSSGDPGVFAMAAAVLEVASEPKWTDIPVRVLPGLTAAQAVASRVGAPLGHDYCVLSLSDRLKPWEIIAKRLSAAAEADLVIAIYNPGSKSRTWQVAAAKDLLLAHRSPETPVVLGRDVGGSGERVRVVRLADLDPAEVDMRTLLLVGSSTTQVVERGSGDPVVFTPRRYPA, from the coding sequence ATGCCCGTGGACGAAACGGAACCGGGCCGCGTCACCGGACGGCTGTACGGAGTGGGGCTCGGACCGGGTGACCCGGAACTGGTGACGGTGAAGGCCGCCCGGCTGGTCGAGCGGGCGGACGTGATCGCGTACCACAGCGCCCGGCACGGGCGGAGCGTGGCGCGGACGATCGCCGAGCCGTACCTGCGGGACGGGCAGATCGAGGAGGCGCTGACCTACCCGGTCACCACGGAGAAGCCGGAGCACCCGGACGGCTACCGGGCCGAGATCGAGGAGTTCTACGCGGCGAGCGCGGCCCGGCTCGCCACGCACCTGGACGCCGGGCGGAACGTGGTGGTGCTCTGCGAGGGCGATCCGTTCTTCTACGGCTCGTACATGCACATGCACAAGCGGCTCGCCGGTCGGTACCCGACCGAGGTGGTGCCGGGCGTGACCTCGGTCAGCGCGGCTGCGGCCGTACTCGGGCGTCCGCTCGTGGAGCGGGACGAGATCCTGACCGTGCTGCCGGGCACGCTGCCGACCGAGGTTCTGGCGGAGCGGTTGACGGCCACCGACTCGGCGGCGATCATGAAGCTGGGTCGGACCTTCGGCAACGTCCGCGCGGCACTCGCGCAGGCGGGCCGGCTGGACGAGGCCTGGTACGTCGAACGCGCCACCACGGATCGTCAGCAGTCGGCCAGGCTCGCCGAGGTGGATCCGGAGACGGTGCCGTACTTCTCGCTGGCGTTGCTGCCGAGTCGGGTGCACGAACGTACCCGTGCCGAGTTGGCGGGTGCGGTGGCCTCCCCTGCTGCCGCCGGGCCGGTCGGTGTTGCCGGAACGGTGGGTGTCGCCGAGTCGGTAGGTGCTTCCGAGCTGGTGGCGGCCGGGATGGGTGAGGTCGTCGTGGTCGGGCTCGGTCCGGCCGGGCGGGAGTGGTTGACCCCGCAGGCGCAGGACGCGCTCGCCGTCGCCGACGACCTGGTCGGTTACGGGCCGTACCTGGACCGGGTGCCGGCCAACCCGCGCCAGCGCCGGCACGCCTCGGACAACCGGGTGGAGGCGGAACGGGCCGAGTTCGCCCTGGACCTGGCCCGGCGCGGCCGGCGGGTGGCCGTGGTCTCCTCCGGTGACCCGGGCGTGTTCGCGATGGCCGCCGCCGTCCTGGAGGTGGCCTCCGAACCGAAGTGGACCGACATTCCGGTACGGGTGTTGCCGGGTCTGACCGCCGCCCAGGCGGTGGCGAGCCGGGTTGGTGCCCCGCTCGGGCACGACTACTGCGTGCTGTCGCTGTCGGACCGGCTCAAGCCGTGGGAGATCATCGCGAAGCGGTTGAGCGCCGCCGCCGAAGCGGACCTGGTGATCGCGATCTACAACCCGGGGTCGAAGAGTCGTACCTGGCAGGTGGCTGCGGCGAAGGACCTGCTGCTGGCGCACCGGTCACCGGAGACCCCGGTGGTGCTCGGGCGGGACGTCGGCGGCTCGGGCGAACGCGTACGCGTGGTCCGGCTCGCCGACCTCGACCCGGCCGAGGTCGACATGCGTACGCTGCTGCTGGTCGGCTCGTCCACCACGCAGGTGGTGGAGCGGGGTTCCGGCGATCCGGTGGTCTTCACGCCCCGGCGGTATCCGGCCTGA